The sequence AATGAAATCTTTTAATCATGCTTGTTATGTGTGTCAGACATGTTGAAAGTGCTCTATTGTGATTTTGAGAAGTTAATGCTTTTTGTTATGTTGAAAATTTATGAGGTTGTGAATTAAGTTGGTTCATATTGTAAATAAGAAACTATGTCGTGTTTGTTTCAAGTAGAATAATGTTTGTCATATCTGTTATACATCAACATTAGGTGCTGTGATAGGTGCTGGGATATGATGTAAGATTGCACACCTTGCAATAGATGTTTAACAAAACGTCACTTGTATGACAGTATTATGGGGCAACCTGGTTTATATAAAGATATAGTTCCCTCAATAATTAAATGAATTCAAGTGAACTCTAGAAGGAACTATGACATTGAAGCCCTCAAGAATCGAGAAGCCACTTTGGAGCTTCTGTTAATTAGATTGCAAGTTGTGAAAAATGTTTCATTTAAGTACATTTATATATATGTTGATAATTGACATTTCAAGTTGAAAGGACCAATTTCTTGAAATTAGAACCAAGTCTATAACCAGAAATACCTTATCTTTCTGACCTATTTTTCACTCTTTTGTCATGGTCACATGTTGTCATTGATACTGTTTTGGGAACTTATTCATGTAATACAAGCTTTTTCACCTTATGGCTTCTGGAAGTCAAAGTTTTGTTGTCTTTTATCAGGGAGCAACAATAGTAGACCAGATTGTGAGTATAACACCAGCTGAGAACTATGTACTGAATTCTGAGTTGCAGGTACATATGGAAAGAActcttaaataatatatattcttGTATGATGCATTgttgtgaatttctgaacttatAATGCAAAATTTATGCAGGAAGTACAAAAGGTGGAAAATGCTGTAAGTGTAGCACCATCCGGAGATGTTATGCTGAATAGCGAGGTAAATAAAAATTCATAGTTAACGTTTTTTTCCTGATTAGCTGTTCTCGATTTGCATGTGCCTTGGAGTTGCAAAATAGTTGAGAAGATTAATTCAATATTTCTATTCCATGCTATCTCTTTTGGTTCGCATTTTGAAGAGTTGTTTGAGGATAAAGTACTAATCAGTAATCAACATATTTGTTTTCATGTTCTCTTTCTCCAACTGAGCTTATGTTCTTTTTACTGCATCCCTTTCAGGAGGGGAAAACCAGCCCCACTAATGGAAGAATGTACCTTAATAGAGCACAGGATGTAGTTACGAATATGCTGGCAAAAGGTTCAGCAATCAGACAAGATGCCGTTAATAAAGCTAAAGCATTTGACGAAAAGCATCAGTTAACTGCTAATGCATCGGCAAAGGTCATTTCCTTTGACAAGAGAGTTGGACTCACAGAAAAGTTGACAGTTGGCATTTCTGCAGTGAATGAGAAAGTGAAGAGCGTGGATCAGAAGCTTCATGTTTCCGATAAAACGATGGCAGCGATATTCGCAGCTGAGAGGAAGTTGAATGATACAGGATCAGCTGTCAAAACTAGCAGGTTTGGCTGAATATGAAACATGATCTCCGTTGCAGCTTATTTTCTTGGATTTCTGTAtggaattaaagaaaaataaattttagattttttcctAGATCATACCCGGATGAACTATAGTCTGTATTATTTGGATGTCAACGATGATGAAGTGCATACTTGTGGTCCCTTGCAGGTATGTGACTGCCGGAACGGCATGGTTAAATGGTGCTTTTAGCAAGGTGGCGAAAGCCGGACATGTTGCCAGTACTAAAACAAGAGAAAAGTTTCATTTCGCTGTTTCAAACTTGACTGCTAAGGTTGGCTTTGCTCTTACAGTATCACTctgacaaatatatatatatgtttttcaGGGGGGTGGTGCTGGGTAGTCTGGTAGAACTAGCTTGATTTCATACCTTTTAAATATTCATTCTGCAAGAATTCAAGAAATACTTGCATGCTATATGAGCATATTTGATGCTTATATTAGAAACATTTACAACcactcattttattttttttttttgattttgttCAATTATGCAGGAACCTTCCGTGGCTGCTTAGGCCACAATTTTTGGTAAATCACGTTGACTTCATCAAATCCTTTATGAAGATCTCTTTCAGACTTTAAAGCATGTTGTGTGGTCAACAAGGTGTTTTTTTTCATTCACTCTTTCAAGTTGTCCTTCAGCTCTTAGATGCATGGGCAAGTATGGTGATTCAATTTAATcctattatttttttgtattcttttgtcACTCTGGTATTTTTAGCTGTTGCTTCTTTGTAATTTAGCGTTGGTGATTTTTGGGTTTGTTTTCTCATTTCTTTTTgtcctttttttctttattttttttttttttgtgaaaggaAAAATAGTTATAGGTGTGAATTGTGATGCTATTGTATTTCGTTATTCAAAGTTATTTTTGAGGGGGAAAAAATAGTTGTGCCTGTATTCATGTAAGAAGACCTATATCTTGTTCTTCTTCTCCATTCAAGGATTTCTGTGAGAAATAATCTTGCAGTCCATAGAATTTTATTTCCTTTACATGTACCATTGGTGAATATTGTGAAGTANNNNNNNNNNNNNNNNNNNNNNNNNNNNNNNNNNNNNNNNNNNNNNNNNNNNNNNNNNNNNNNNNNNNNNNNNNNNNNNNNNNNNNNNNNNNNNNNNNNNNNNNNNNNNNNNNNNNNNNNNNNNNNNNNNNNNNNNNNNNNNNNNNNNNNNNNNNNNNNNNNNNNNNNNNNNNNNNNNNNNNNNNNNNNNNNNNNNNNNNNNNNNNNNNNNNNNNNNNNNNNNNNNNNNNNNNNNNNNNNNNNNNNNNNNNNNNNNNNNNNNNNNNNNNNNNNNNNNNNNNNNNNNNNNNNNNNNNNNNNNNNNNNNNNNNNNNNNNNNNNNNNNNNNNNNNNNNNNNNNNNNNNNNNNNNNNNNNNNNNNNNNNNNNNNNNNNNNNNNNNNNNNNNNNNNNNNNNNNNNNNNNNNNNNNNNNNNNNNNNNNNNNNNNNNNNNNNNNNNNNNNNNNNNNNNNNNNNNNNNNNNNNNNNNNNNNNNNNNNNNNNNNNNNNNNNNNNNNNNNNNNNNNNNNNNNNNNNNNNNNNNNNNNNNNNNNNNNNNNNNNNNNNNNNNNNNNNNNNNNNNNNNNNNNNNNNNNNNNNNNNNNNNNNNNNNNNNNNNNNNNNNNNNNNNNNNNNNNNNNNNNNNNNNNNNNNNNNNNNNNNNNNNNNNNNNNNNNNNNNNNNNNNNNNNNNNNNNNNNNNNNNNNNNNNNNNNNNNNNNNNNNNNNNNNNNNNNNNNNNNNNNNAAATAATACTCATCTTTCAAATAACATAAACCGATCTACATTTTTTATTAGAGTTTAATCAGCAAAGAATTTAGAATATTATCCGAAAACACAGTCATTTGGATCCTTGCGGGCGAAATGATTGAAATTTCAAATTTAGTGCTCCCTGCTTTTGACCAAAATGATGTTTGTTGTCGGCTAATCAATGGTTTAATTGTATATTGTAGTACTACTGTCTACTGGTAAAACCTTGAAATAAGTAATacagaaaaggttttgaattGTTGGATTCAGTTTGAATCCGTATATACCATTACATCAATAATTTactatgtatattttattttcacATGCTTTCACGTGTAAATTGTGtttcctttctaattttttttcaggTGTCCTTGACTCTGCCATCTTCAGGGTctcagataaaataaaatatttactggAGTATactatttgaatttttgataaaataatttaaaaaagatattttttaaatgatGATTTTAGTTTGATaaaatatacttttctttttaaatggtaaattatttatatatttgatccaatttttgttgaaatatttgaaaaattatttataCAGTACGTACAAAAATTTGAGGAAATATTCTGCACTCAAtcctttatcatttttttttattttttggtaatttatgtaaaaaaattGCAAAACAAAAAACTTGTTGAGCACAAATCACTGAATTTAGAAggtagaaaaatattattttttaaataaatttgtaAAGATCACCAGGGTGACAATGGGACGTAAAACCCGTCCGTTTCTACATATTCCTATAactattaaaatttaacaaaaaaattaatttttaaaatttttataaaatatttctatcttattttgtttatactgtaaacgagataagatggATTGACGCGAAACGTgtatatcttgtttacagtgtaaacgagatacatgtattttaaaaaaaattgaaaataaaaaatatttaataatatcaataatccaaaTTTTTAGTATGCAATTAGTACATAAAAATGTtggtagaagagattaaaatgAAAAGATGAAAGCGTGAAGTTGAGGTTAATTTTTTTACATATTATCAAAGCATGAGTGCAATACAGGAATATTATGCTAATTTAGTGTAATGTACCGACATGGGaattgaaaatataataaaaaaaatcgttAGTAACGATTTCAAAATGGACAAAATGATATGAAAATGAGACTAACGATTTTTAAATAGGACAAAAATTATAGAAATGGGACTTATAATTTCAAGTAGGACAAAAATGTGTTTGGAATCTATACCATCATGAAATTGATAGTGCTGATttccttttttaaaatttttgaaattatttaatTCATAAACATGAGTAATGATTTGTTTGTTAACTTCTCTATATATAGAGTGGGTGAATGTAATGTCTTGCGATTCTCGATCTATTCTCCTCTTTCTAATGCTCTTCTTTTACTTCTTAATTttcttattatttcttttttcatGTGTGCAagctatttttttatttcatatttgcgggtaaattttttttattcattttagttatataattattttattttaagaccatgatatttagttaattctttttaaaaattataatagaaatataattttcGTGATCACaaaaatgaataataatattagttttaaaatttattataatagtCAAATTTTATCTAAAACAGCTGAAGGTGTGATATTTATGTGTAATAATCCTTGTATATCTGTTCTTTCTTTTATGGCGTTCTTTGAAGAATTTAAGAGTTATATTTGTCAAAATATAGATTCGCATATACCAAAGAGGGTGACAAATATTTTATACAGACGACCTATATTAGTATTCGGTGGATTCGTTCAATTTCAGGCGATGTGCATCGATGATGACATAAGCCTGCAAGAGATGTTCTCAATCTACTATCCAGCCCAATCACAAGTGTCTGTTATTGAGCTGTATGTGGAGTTCGAACAATTACCGAATACGGTGGAAGAACATGATTATGATTTCGATTGGAAAAGTTATAACGGTGACAGCGAAGAGGAATATGAAGGCAATTACGATTTCGTTGATCCGAATACAAACGAGGAACAAGAGGACTGCACCATTGAGTCGGACATAGAAGATGTCGCAAATACACTAGCAAGTGAGCATCCATTCGAAAAACCGTCTTTCATGCGCGCTTTGGATTTCGATGCCATGAATGCTCCAGAATTTCCAGAGTATGCCAATGCAGGTGACGGCGAATTGGTGCAAGGAAAGGCATCCGCTCCCAAGCCCATACGTGCAACAGTGCTAACGGCCCATCCAAATCTTTGCAATCATATTGCGTGGCCCTACACAGAGACCTGTACAAGTGGGCAAGACATGCTGATCCCCAACTATATGTCCTGATTCTGAAATATTACGCAGCAAGGGTAGAAACTTCCAATGCACTCCCGCACCGAATTTGTCAGCAAATAATGTCGTACCAAAGAGCGACATAATGTGACACCTGGTATAACGCTCCATAGTCTCATGAGTAGTTAACATTATTCCATGTTTAACACTACGCAACCATGTTAGCTTGATAAAACTACCTTTACATTCACTCGCTGTTGGTGCAACTCCAAAGTTCATCAGATATTCTTGCACCATGATTCCGTAATTACTGTTGGTTGGCCCTGTAACTGGTAGCCCAGTTTCTTGAAGTCCGAGGATCAAAGCTACATCTTCTAAAGTGATAGTATTTTCACCTATAGGGAGATAGAACGTATGAGTCACTGGATTCCACCGTTCTACCAAGGCATTTATCAAGGCCGTTTGTCCTGAAATTTTCGGAATCTGTGACACGTTGAGCATATAAGTGTCTCAGTCCAATTATTATAGAACCCTGACAGAAATAATCAACACATAATAATAAATGttaaaataataatgataaaacaacaataataatatcaATGTTAATAAATATCGATATGCACTCAGAAGTGAAATATCTTTACTTTCAATTAACAATTTGAATACATACGAATATTAGTAATAACATATCACAATGCAACAACagcaagaataaaataataataatattgaaaaCATAAACAAACACGTAATAATAATGACATTAACAAAGTATTAACTACAATAACATTTTatcacttttaaaaaaaatagttgctaataataacaataataataataataataataaNNNNNNNNNNNNNNNNNNNNNNNNNNN is a genomic window of Arachis ipaensis cultivar K30076 chromosome B06, Araip1.1, whole genome shotgun sequence containing:
- the LOC107604988 gene encoding binding partner of ACD11 1 produces the protein MQTRTVQVKQLSDLAGEREIHEFFSFSGEIEHIEILSEHGKSKTAFVTFKDPKALEIALLLSGATIVDQIVSITPAENYVLNSELQEVQKVENAVSVAPSGDVMLNSEEGKTSPTNGRMYLNRAQDVVTNMLAKGSAIRQDAVNKAKAFDEKHQLTANASAKVISFDKRVGLTEKLTVGISAVNEKVKSVDQKLHVSDKTMAAIFAAERKLNDTGSAVKTSRYVTAGTAWLNGAFSKVAKAGHVASTKTREKFHFAVSNLTAKEPSVAA